In Chitinophagaceae bacterium, the genomic window TCAAATGGTAGATAAAGGGTTACTTTTTAATGATGCATTAGCTGCTGCCCAAAAATTAGGCTTTGCAGAAGCCAACCCTGCACTGGATATAGAAGGGCACGATGCTGCCAATAAACTTTCCATACTGCTTGCCCATGCTTTTGGATGTACTGCATTGGCCGGTGAATTTTTGTATTTCGGCATTACCAATATTTCACGGCATGATGCTGAGTATGCTTGTTCTAAGCATTGTAAAATAAAATTGGTTGCAAGAGCACAAAAAATCGGTGATGGTACTATTGCAGCTTTTGTGCTTCCGCATTTGGTTATGCAGGATGACGAGTTGTACCATGTAAATAATGAATTGAATGCATTGGAAATTGAAAGCGGCTTTGCAGGCAGGCAAATTTTTAAAGGTAATGGCGCCGGGGCATATCCAACTGCATCAGCAGTTTTGAGCGATGTGGCTTCATTGCATAGGCAATACCATTATACTTACAGAAAATTACAAAAGGCAAACCCGATAATAAATAACAATTACAATATTAATGTATGTGTAAGTGCCGATAAACTGTATAAGCTAAAAATTAATACATTTGAAAGTATAAAGAAAATCAACAGCGATACTGGCGTTCACCGGGTTTTTGGAAAGATAAACATCAGGCAATTATTAAACGATAACTGGTGGAAGAAAAGGGCAGTTTCTTTAATTGTATTAAATGAACCGGTTGCTGAAACTGCTGTTCAAAGTGTGGATAAGTGTAAAGCAAGTGAATTTGCAGAATGTTATATTTGAAGTTAATTTTTACAATATTTAATGATCACTAACTTTATTAAAATTTGTTAATTAAAAAAACTTTCATAATTTGTTTTGGTATTTTTTATTGTGCATCAAAAATTTTTGCACAGCAAGATAATTTTGCTGATGAAGAACTATGGTACCTTAGAAAGGAGGCTTGGATAGTTGCGGCAATAGTTTTTTCCCTTTTGTTATTGGCATTTTACCTCAAGTTTAAACCCAAAAAAGCTAAAAAGGAAAAACCAGGACCTCACAGGACAAGCCAATCACCAGCGGTACAATCCCAATCTGCCAGTGAAGATTTTAACAACAAAAGCACATGAAAATGTGCTTTTGGCTTTTTGTTTTAGTATTTCAATTTACGTTGAGAAAAATATCAAAAATCGCTACCCAGCTCATTTTTCCATCGAGCAGTTTTTAAAAATAAGTTTAATTTATTTTGTCCCCCTTTTGTGGGTATTTGAGGTTCATTCCACGCAAATGCTGTGGCTGTAAAGTCATTTAATCATTCAGAATGGCAGGTAAATAAACCAGGGATAATATTGTTATTTGACAGTAATATTTTGCAGCAACAAAACTTATTATAATGAAAACAACAACACTCCTCTATGCAATCATCCTTTTCTTTTTATCCTGCGAAAAAAGCAGTACAAATCCTCCATTAGAAGAGCCTTACCCACACCAGTGGATCTTTACCGCTGATGCTTCGGCTGATAAATATGT contains:
- a CDS encoding homoserine dehydrogenase — translated: MSDQSKITIGLFGFGVVGKGFYEALIHTQNIQAKIKKIGIKIPGKARGAGKLPFTINEDDILQDEEINTVVELIDDPKAAFTFVKRALQNGKAVVSANKKMIADNFEELLNLQKQYNVSLLYEGACCASIPIIRCLEDYFGYDEVKSIRGIINGSTNYILSQMVDKGLLFNDALAAAQKLGFAEANPALDIEGHDAANKLSILLAHAFGCTALAGEFLYFGITNISRHDAEYACSKHCKIKLVARAQKIGDGTIAAFVLPHLVMQDDELYHVNNELNALEIESGFAGRQIFKGNGAGAYPTASAVLSDVASLHRQYHYTYRKLQKANPIINNNYNINVCVSADKLYKLKINTFESIKKINSDTGVHRVFGKINIRQLLNDNWWKKRAVSLIVLNEPVAETAVQSVDKCKASEFAECYI